The Phaseolus vulgaris cultivar G19833 chromosome 10, P. vulgaris v2.0, whole genome shotgun sequence DNA window cacaaagCATATGGcgctagagattaggtgcacaagttggtagcCAGGTGGCCACTCTGTTATTCGTTGCACtctagataagggaagtccatgtgccagatacgctaagattatgtaaataagcggcgcaaggacgttccccaaggaaccctaaacaagggtaacaacacaaaggtaaactgtagttcaacctatataaagggtgccaagaaccctagcaaggtacacattttctaagactgaagctaatacacacttttggtgtttctttgcctttatactgacttgagcgtcagagtgcaaacgatTCTCAGGCGAAGATAAAAGGGTCGAAGGTTGCCGTTAGAGTCAACTGACGAAGCCAGTCAACCGgtaagaacatttggcgcccaccgtggggcccgttaAAGCAAGATCCCACTCACAATCGTGTTAAGAGTTTTTACTAGTGATATGAGGAGCACGAGGCAAGGATCTATCGTAGACACAGGTGTTGTTCCCCTTGGGGGGACAACGTTACCACGCCACAAATCTTGGAGACTATGCGTGCCCTCCAAGCCGAGGTGGCAGTATCTAGAGTTGAAATTGCCGCATCATGAGCGAACAACGAAGAACTGTGTAGGGCCAATGAGGAAATGCACAGGGATTTGCAACAAGTAGGGGAGCGCGCGATGGACGAACGTGCCCCACCTGTACCACTCAGGGAATGTCCCATGTCGTTCTCACAGGCGATCATGGATACGGCGTTACCAACCACGTCGCTGGGCCCGAAGGTCACCTTCACAGGTGCggaggatccagaggcccatctcacggcgttccatactcagatgatgcttaCGGGAGGATCTGACACTGTGTACTGCAAGCTGCTCATGAGCACGTTGGCAGGCGCGACATTGAAGTGGTTCGTTAGCCTTCCCAACGGACACATCACCACCTTTGACCAGTTCGTGAcgttgttcagggaacaataccttGTTAACAAGGCCCTCACCCGACTTTCTTATGATGTCTTTGACATTAaacagtaccatggggagtccatGAAGGACTACTTGAACAAATTTGGGGTCCAGGTGGTGAGGTTGAAACCCACAGACGAGGCCATGACGGTGCATGCCTTCGTCAAAGGAATGTTGCCAGAACCTTTCAGCGAATCGCTGCTAAGGTTCTACCCGAAGACATTCATCGAGATCAGACGCCAGGCGTTGGCACACATCGCTGCAGATGATCGAGTAACGGAGAAACGTGGTCTTGTCGGTCTTATCCGACCTCGAGCAGCAGGTCGACCTCAACCCATGAGGGTACACGAGGTGACCACGGAGAAGAAGAGAGCGGAGAAACCCTACGAACAGTCCAAGCGGGGACGCGTACGCGGAGGGACCCACCCCTGAAGCATAACTTCCAGGTAGAGCTCAAGGAGTTAATTGCTATCCCAAACATAGCAGCGAGATTAAAGGTGCCCGCGAAGATCGATAGGAAGATGGGGCCTAAAAAGAACGCTTgatgtgagtttcaccaagcacATGACCACTTTATACGCGATTGCTTGGCCCTAGTGCACCAACTGGATGTGCTCCCgaagagcggtttcttgaagGATTACCTTCACGAGCAGCAGAACAATCAAGCGTTGGTGACCGTAGGGGCAGATCAAGGGCACAAGGTGCCCATTCATGGGGAGATCAACACCATCTCTGGAGGGTTCTCAGGAGGAGGATGCActgcctcccagcgaaagaagtacGTGCGAGAGGTAATGGCGGTAGAGGTACATGAGGTAGATCAGACTCCCGATgtcgacctcgtcttcaccaaggccgacctcCAGGATGTCATACCCCATGATAATGACCCGGTAGTAATTTTGCTAGTCACAGCAGGAAGGAGGGTGCATCGCGTCcttgtagaccaaggaagttcggtcgatgtgatgttctggtcgaccttcagcaagttacaactgtccccataccagttgaggccctatatcgggtgcttgtatggtttcgctggagaccaggtggaggtgcatGGACATATAaagctgaggacgaccttcacggATGGCATAACTTCACGCACTGCCAACATCAGGTATCTCGTCGTTAATGCTCCATCAGCGTACAATATATTGCTAGGTAGACCTGGTTTGAACAGGATTGGAGCGATTGCCTCCACGacgcatatgaagatgaagttgccttccctTGATGGTACGGTGATCACCGTCaagtctgaccagaaggaggctaaaaggtgctacgagaatagcctcaagacaaAGAGGGGGGTGTTCGCTGTTACTACCCAGTCTCCAAGAGAAGAAGGGGTCACTCGTGTAGAGATCGCTTGGGAAAAATAGCTCGAACCCGCTGAAGATGTTTTGGAACGAGAAATCGGTGGGAAGATGTTCAAACTTGGCAGGTCTTTTTTGCCAAGAGTCGCAGAATCAGATTGCCGAAGTCATAGTGCGACACCTCGACGCGTTCGCATGGTTTGCCTCCGACATGCCAGGCATTGACCCTGACTTCTTGTGTCatcgtctcaccatggacccccagGTCCAACCTTTTCACCACAGAAGACGAAAGTTCAACAAGGAGAGGCATCAGGTCGTACACGAAGAGACGGAGAAGCTGTTAaaggctggccacatcagggagattcaatacctcgaatggctggccaatgtggtgctggtaaagaaggccagcgggaagtggaggatgtgtgttgacttcacagacctcaacaaggcctgtCCGAAGGACTCCTACCCACTGCCTAGTATTGATGCCTTGGTAGACAGCGCGTCTGGATGCAGATtactcagcttcctggatgccttctcttgttacaaccagatcatgaGGCACCAGAGACAAGTGCAAGACAACATTCATTACAAAGCTGtcttgttattgttataaggtgatgccctttggacTGAAGAACGCAGGTGCCACCTgccagaggttgatggacagAGTACAAGCACCCATGCTAGGGCGAAATGTCCAAgcatacgtagatgacatggtggtcacctcccagtAGAAGGAGCAACACGTAGCagacctggaagagctattcaccacgatagcaaagtacaggctgaagctgaacccagagaagtgcgtGTTCGGTGTTGAGGCAGacaagttcttgggtttcctactcACTAAATGTTggatagaggcaaatcctgagaAGTGTGCTGTGATAATAGCCGTGAGTAGCCCGAtctcggtgaaggaggtgcagtaGTTGACAGGGCGCATGGTCGCTCTGTCCAGATTCGTATCAGCAGGAGGAGACAAGGGGCATCCTTATTTCTAGTGcctgaaaagaaaaaacaagtttgtATGGACCCGAGAGTGTGAAGAGGCGTTTGTgaagctgaaggagtacttggccagtccaccagtgttgtgcaagccagAGTTAGGTACCCCACTCTGCCTATACTTCGCAGTTACAGAGGAGGCGATCAGTTCAGTTCTACTGCAAGAGCAAAACCAGGTGCAAAAGCCGATCTActtcgttagcaaggtgttgcaagggcCAGAGCTGAGATACCGGGCCTTAGAGAAAGCAGCCCTGGCAGTAGTGTTCTCAATACGAAGACTTTGCaactacttccagagcttcactgTGATAGTGATGACAGACGTTCCAATTCGCAAGGTCTTACAAAAGCCAGATGTGGAAGGCATAATGGTGCGATGGGCAGTAGAGCTATTTGAGTTTGATGTATAGTATGATCCTAAAGGCTCTATTAAGGGTCAAGTTTATGCTGACTTCGCAGTAGAGCTCTCCTCAACAGCCACACACCACGAAGGAGCAGGTTTCAGATGGGTGCTTTCTGTAGACggttcctcaaaccaacaaggtagtggggttggcgtcatcttggaaggaccagatgggttgctgattgagcaggccctacgATTCACTTTCAAGgccagtaacaaccaagcagaatatgaggcccTGATTGCTGGAAtgctgctggccaaggagatgggaacAAAAGGTttgttggcaaagagtgactatTTGTTAGCCACAGGCCAGGTAATGGGGGAGTACCAAGCTAAGGACCCTTAGATAGCCGCATACCTAAAGTACGTCCAAGTTTTGAAAGAGTCGTTCGAGGTGTTCGAGTTAGTTCacgtgcccagagagcagaatgcccgagcagacttgctggcaaagctcgccagttcgggtaaggggggcaggcagaggacagtgattcaggagaccttgaagacACCTCGAATGACCGCGGACAATAAGGCAGAAGAAGTTCAGCAGATTAGCACATCGAAAGAGGTGaggaggagtcatcggtcgttAACACAGGAGATAGTGAAAACGCCCAGAATAAGCGTGTACCCAGTGGCTGACGAGATTTCGTTGCAAGTTTGCCAAGTTAAAACAGGAGAAACTTGGATGACATCCTACCAACGTTACTTGGTTGACGAAGTGCTCTCGTTAGAACCCACAGAAGCCaggaaaattaagaaaaattcgAACAAGTACACCTTGATCGATGGAAAATTATTCAGGAATGGATTCACCCATCCCATCCTGGTGTGTGTAAGTGACGAGCAATGCACGCGCATTATGGCAGAACAACATGAAAAAGGTTTGGCAATGCATGCTTTCTCTAGGGGTGAGTTGGCGGCGGAAAAAAGGTTTTTAGCCCAAAAGGAGGAAGAAATGAGGCAATTTGAGGAGAGACTCCAAAGGCTTGAAAACGCACAAGTAAGACAACCAAGGAGGTAAAAGCTTAAGAGAGCTTCAAGGAGCTATAATCAATACGATAGCcatgaggaagatgaagattggAGAATGAATCAATTTGATGAAAGGCGCCAACATCAACATCATCtttctaaaattgtttttccCTATGTAAAATTGCCTAATTTTAGTAGGGAAAGGGACCCCAACATTTACTTAGCATGGGAGGCTAAGGTAGAGCAAATCTTTAATGTACATGAGGTCTAAGAGGACCTAAAGGTAAAATTAGCCTCCTAAGAATTCTTAAACTATGACATGCAGTGGTGGCATaaaactgtaatggacattgggctaaacaagaagCCAACCGTGGCCTCTTTGGACGATTTAAAATTATGCATGCGCGCGCGGTTGGTTCCTCCTCactataggaaggaactcttgttgcaGCTGCAATGACTTCAACAAGGAGCTAGTAGTGTAGATGAGTACTTTAAATAGCTTGAGAaacaattttaactaaaattgacATGCATGCAAAATGAGGAGTCCAAAATCGCTAGATTTGTAAGTGGATTGAGAAGGGAAATCCAACCGAGGACCtaggagcgtgatctcttctggatggcgagttcgggtgccttcgtacacaccttccctgtggtttcgccggccgccttcatgatctgccctacctgcttcaccgtatatgttcaagtaagctgtctcccgacctcatcctctagCCAGCTGGGAAACGACTATCTgtcttcatcttcggcgatgtccttgtttcggcgatctctaattacttggtcgcctgggttcacatctcgcgacttcatctttaacccggggaccgccggtttaggcatgctggagatcggagcacgccaacttaacaactggcgactacacgaaccccccaacttccttcccttcatccagccaggtgtcccatcgaacacgcctatataatagctcgatgccacgtcatcacttccgactaccagggcggtacatttatgtttttaggcttattttgagttttattgctgttttcttaattgtgcctatcatgtgtttgtgtcttttcctttttgaatccatacaagttttgtcatagtcatgtttttccaagaatgtcatcacttcttctagtacttttattgaattttttgtttcttgcttttgtgtaatacagtttctgagtttaattcttgatcctttgtgcattttctgttttagtattgagttcatacttgtattttagatctatacaagttcctatacatcatttccattatgtctttgctagttcttaattctgtttttcattcctgttaggattcctctgttttctgaaaacgtgcttagtgtttcgatttattgcaattgatttattcactagaaatttctgaaattctggatttgtgttcttcaaagtgttataaaaaagtagaaaaaagaagtacttcaaaattcaaagtacaaaaaaaatgataaatcaaaaacaaaaagtgtgcaattctgccgaaaaaaatacggtaatctggtagtgattttgaaaaatttatctcaattaattggcttactgtttttgagtaattccagttccattgttgagctaagatcttgaactttttgtggttaaaatttcataatccagttcgctttatatcgttccagttaaatcagtgaacatcaagctcagtttgcataaaaaaaatattttacagtagctttgttttttgttttcttcatctactctagtgcttttcttta harbors:
- the LOC137816871 gene encoding uncharacterized protein, with the translated sequence MAVEVHEVDQTPDVDLVFTKADLQDVIPHDNDPVVILLVTAGRRVHRVLVDQGSSVDVMFWSTFSKLQLSPYQLRPYIGCLYGFAGDQVEVHGHIKLRTTFTDGITSRTANIRYLVVNAPSAYNILLGRPGLNRIGAIASTTHMKMKLPSLDGTVITVKSDQKEAKRCYENSLKTKRGVFAVTTQSPREEGVTRVEIAWEK